A portion of the Zootoca vivipara chromosome 6, rZooViv1.1, whole genome shotgun sequence genome contains these proteins:
- the LOC118086649 gene encoding cdc42 effector protein 2-like, producing the protein MPAKTPIYLKTSTPKRGRKLRLRDVLSSDMISPPLGDFRHSAHIGLDGEGDMFGELSFLQGKYDLLPRLGRCGGSPGGGGYRTLLKSAVSLPAFSGAQDQAPPKPPRLHLEEMPSGGGQGRSMSVGCAEGCFHSSSATAEGLSFSATPAPHYEPLASSVSFSGPPPEGSCFLGDSRYREVASQECPCGGAAALPRSESLLRLDLDLGPSILDDVLRIMEEYQRPAPKAL; encoded by the coding sequence atgccagccaAGACTCCCATCTACCTGAAGACCTCGACCCCCAAGCGGGGCCGGAAGTTGCGCCTGCGGGACGTGCTCTCCAGCGACATGATCAGCCCCCCGCTGGGCGACTTCCGCCACAGTGCCCACATCGGCTTGGATGGGGAGGGCGACATGTTTGGGGAGCTCTCCTTCCTGCAGGGCAAGTACGACCTGCTGCCCCGCCTGGGCCGCTGCGGGGgctccccggggggcgggggCTACCGTACCCTCCTGAAGagtgccgtctccctgcctgccttcagcGGGGCCcaggaccaggcaccccccaagCCGCCCCGCCTCCACCTGGAAGAGATGCCCAGTGGCGGGGGGCAGGGGCGCTCCATGTCAGTTGGCTGCGCCGAGGGCTGTTTCCACAGCAGCAGCGCCACTGCCGAAGGCCTCTCCTTCTCCGCCACACCTGCCCCTCACTACGAGCCGCTGGCCTCTTCCGTCTCCTTCTCGGGGCCCCCACCAGAAGGCAGCTGTTTTCTGGGGGACAGCAGGTACCGTGAGGTGGCCAGCCAGGAGTGCCCCTGTGGGGGAGCCGCCGCCCTGCCTCGCTCGGAGTCCCTGCTGCGCCTCGACCTTGACCTGGGGCCCTCCATCTTGGATGACGTCCTGCGCATCATGGAGGAATACCAGCGGCCTGCGCCCAAAGCCCTGTAG
- the PPP1R14A gene encoding protein phosphatase 1 regulatory subunit 14A — protein MAANRVGRRLGRASPARPAGLSPGGGRAAERTPSPGIQRRQARVTVKYDRRELQRRLDTEKWIDGRLEELYLGQEAEMPDEVNIDDLLEMATDEERAKKLQSILESCHKDTEDFIQELLGKLRGLRTEHVLRRTSPDSGGGSRERVEQGPGSPEERV, from the exons ATGGCTGCGAACCGGGTGGGGAGGCGCCTGGGACGGGCTTCGCCGGCGCGCCCGGCCGGGCTGTCTCCGGGGGGCGGCCGCGCGGCGGAGAGGACGCCCAGCCCCGGCATCCAGCGGCGCCAGGCGAGGGTCACCGTCAAGTACGACCGGCGGGAGCTGCAGCGGCGCCTCGACACCGAGAAGTGGATCGACGGCCGCCTGGAGGAGCTCTACCTTGGACAG GAAGCAGAGATGCCGGACGAGGTGAACATCGACGATCTGCTGGAGATGGCCACGGATGAGGAGCGTGCCAAGAAGCTGCAG agcatatTGGAGTCCTGCCACAAGGACACAGAG GACTTCATCCAGGAGCTGCTGGGGAAGCTGAGGGGCCTCCGGACAGAGCACGTCCTCCGCCGGACCAGCCCCGACAGCGGAGGCGGCAGCCGGGAAAGAGTGGAGCAGGGCCCTGGGAGCCCGGAGGAGCGAGTGTGA